One window of the Rhipicephalus microplus isolate Deutch F79 chromosome 2, USDA_Rmic, whole genome shotgun sequence genome contains the following:
- the LOC119170423 gene encoding uncharacterized protein LOC119170423, translating to MAGGYRYSAALDKTYMEQRWVPPSAPTTQPVRTVPIIRTAPAPSASDPLRFIKIGQAPLGKQAREQLQAYESSVRNHVQAKLDEQEEQWQTNLDEWKSRRRKASERAFQRVQDAKELFPDDRRKESEPEPTLTTSTELLSEYSTREEFIPPNKAVRPIPAARPSSKGPKPPVPPKPMAELRRKEFLPNANEACEQDNGRQGAPTEATLSVSGRKLCSHCSQPLGHGAAMVIESLQLLYHLACFRCCVCQAPLGNGLCGTDVRVRNTKLHCTDCYSNDEAGVKLSRV from the exons ATGGCAGGCGGCTACCGTTACTCGGCTGCATTGGACAAAACGTACATGGAGCAACGTTGGGTACCACCTAGTGCCCCTACAACCCAGCCTGTGCGCACCGTGCCCATAATTCGGACAGCACCTGCACCCAGCGCCTCTGATCCGCTCCGCTTCATCAAGATTGGACAGGCACCCCTGGGCAAACAGGCTCGTGAGCAGCTTCAGGCCTACGAGAGTAGTGTGCGCAACCACGTGCAGGCCAAGCTTGACGAGCAGGAGGAACAGTGGCAAACG AACCTCGACGAGTGGAAGAGTAGACGGAGGAAGGCATCGGAGAGGGCCTTTCAGAGAGTGCAAGACGCCAAGGAGCTTTTCCCCGACGACAGACGGAAGGAATCGGAGCCAGAACCAACACTGACAACTAGCACAGAGTTGCTGTCAGAGTACAGCACGCGGGAAGAGTTTATACCTCCCAATAAGGCAGTCCGTCCGATACCGGCTGCCCGCCCATCTTCAAAAGGCCCCAAACCGCCAGTGCCTCCAAAACCAATGGCAGAGCTGAGGAGGAAAGAGTTCCTGCCCAATGCCAATGAGGCATGCGAGCAAGACAACGGCAGGCAAGGTGCTCCAACcgaggccacgttgtcagtcagcGGCCGCAAACTTTGCTCACACTGCAGCCAGCCTCTAG GTCACGGTGCCGCCATGGTTATAGAGAGCCTTCAGCTGCTGTACCATCTTGCCTGCTTTCGATGCTGTGTATGCCAAGCACCGCTGGGCAATGGCCTGTGTGGGACAGACGTACGTGTTCGCAACACAAAGCTTCACTGCACGGACTGCTACAGCAATGATGAGG CGGGAGTGAAGCTGAGCAGGGTCTGA